A window from Cryobacterium sp. PAMC25264 encodes these proteins:
- the ilvN gene encoding acetolactate synthase small subunit, protein MSTHVLSLLVEDKPGLLTRVAGLFARRGFNIESLAVGHSEIPGLSRITILVDVEDAPLEQVTKQLNKLINVIKIVELDPAQSVQREHLLVKVRADNTTRSQVLEAVTLFRARVVDVATDAVVIEVTGDSGKVAAFLRVLEPYGIKEIAQSGLLAIGRGSKSITERVFKN, encoded by the coding sequence ATGAGTACCCACGTTCTCAGCCTCCTCGTCGAGGACAAGCCCGGCCTCTTGACCCGCGTCGCGGGACTCTTCGCCCGGCGCGGCTTCAACATCGAGAGCCTCGCGGTCGGCCACAGCGAGATCCCCGGCCTATCGAGGATCACGATTCTTGTCGACGTCGAGGATGCTCCGCTGGAGCAGGTGACCAAGCAGCTGAACAAGCTGATCAACGTCATCAAGATCGTCGAGCTCGACCCGGCCCAGTCCGTGCAGCGCGAGCACCTGCTGGTCAAGGTGCGCGCCGATAACACCACCCGCTCCCAGGTGCTCGAGGCCGTCACCCTGTTCCGCGCCCGCGTCGTCGACGTGGCCACGGATGCCGTGGTCATCGAGGTCACCGGAGACTCCGGCAAGGTCGCGGCGTTCCTGCGGGTGCTCGAGCCCTACGGCATCAAGGAAATCGCCCAGTCGGGCCTGCTCGCCATCGGTCGGGGATCCAAGTCGATCACCGAGCGCGTCTTCAAAAACTGA
- a CDS encoding bacitracin resistance protein, whose protein sequence is MSTDKTLDTTSGTRVRRTPAWLSATIAIVFGLFYAYSAWSGLGNLLGLNNAAQLLDTTLSGFGWGLLLTGVLAPVVLFGIAFWFGRRREAGPQALMLLAGLCLVSALSLDIFVFGLGSLIV, encoded by the coding sequence ATGAGCACCGACAAGACACTCGACACCACATCCGGCACCCGGGTGCGCCGCACGCCGGCCTGGCTCTCGGCCACCATCGCCATCGTATTCGGCCTCTTCTACGCCTACAGCGCCTGGTCAGGGCTTGGTAACCTGCTCGGCCTCAACAACGCCGCGCAGCTGCTGGACACCACGCTGAGCGGCTTCGGCTGGGGTCTGCTGCTCACGGGCGTTCTCGCGCCGGTCGTGCTGTTCGGCATCGCCTTCTGGTTCGGTCGCCGCCGGGAGGCCGGCCCGCAGGCCCTCATGCTGCTGGCCGGGCTGTGCTTGGTCTCGGCGCTCTCCCTGGACATCTTCGTGTTCGGTCTCGGCAGCCTGATCGTCTGA
- a CDS encoding DoxX family membrane protein: MSPESVTNVLTVLRVVLAVLFVVAGISHFVPSVQRTMTAMIPPRLRWRGLWSPRNLVLITGVCEILGGVGLLLDATRVTSGVALAVFLVAVFPANAYAARHKERFGAVAIPFVPRLLGQLVLIALVLAVSLAG, translated from the coding sequence ATGAGCCCCGAGTCTGTGACCAACGTCCTAACCGTTCTGCGCGTCGTCTTGGCGGTGCTCTTCGTGGTCGCGGGGATCAGCCATTTTGTGCCCTCGGTGCAACGCACGATGACCGCGATGATCCCACCACGACTGCGCTGGCGCGGCCTGTGGTCCCCGCGCAACCTCGTGCTGATCACCGGTGTCTGCGAAATTCTCGGCGGCGTCGGACTTCTCCTGGATGCCACCCGTGTTACGTCAGGTGTCGCTCTGGCCGTGTTCCTGGTCGCCGTGTTCCCGGCGAACGCCTACGCGGCCCGGCACAAGGAACGCTTCGGCGCCGTGGCGATTCCGTTCGTCCCGCGGCTGCTCGGCCAGCTGGTGCTGATCGCTCTGGTGCTCGCCGTGAGCCTTGCCGGCTGA
- the ilvC gene encoding ketol-acid reductoisomerase, translating into MSEIFYDKDADLSIIQGKKVAVIGYGSQGHAHAQNLRDSGVEVVIGLKEGSKSRAKAEEVGFTVKSAAEASAWADVIVVLAPDQVQRHLYKDDILPNLADGKALVFGHGFNIRFGYIEAPAGVDVVMVAPKGPGHTVRREFEAGRGVPVIVAVEKDASGNAWPLTLSYAKAIGGLRAAGIKTTFTEETETDLFGEQAVLCGGASQLIQYGFEVLTEAGYQPQVAYFEVLHELKLIVDLMWEGGIAKQRWSVSDTAEYGDYVSGPRVIDPSVKENMKAVLADIQNGAFAERFINDQDAGAPEFLALRKKGEEHPIEATGRELRKLFAWNASNDDDYVDGEAAR; encoded by the coding sequence TTGTCTGAAATCTTCTACGACAAAGACGCCGACCTGTCCATCATCCAGGGCAAGAAGGTCGCCGTCATCGGCTACGGCTCGCAGGGCCACGCCCACGCGCAGAACCTTCGCGACTCCGGCGTCGAGGTCGTCATCGGACTCAAGGAGGGCTCGAAGTCCCGCGCCAAGGCCGAAGAGGTCGGCTTCACCGTGAAGAGCGCCGCCGAGGCATCCGCCTGGGCCGACGTCATCGTGGTGCTCGCTCCCGACCAGGTGCAGCGTCACCTGTACAAGGACGACATCCTCCCCAACCTGGCCGACGGCAAGGCCCTCGTCTTCGGACACGGCTTCAACATCCGCTTCGGTTACATCGAGGCGCCCGCGGGCGTCGACGTGGTCATGGTCGCCCCCAAGGGCCCGGGTCACACCGTGCGTCGTGAATTTGAGGCCGGCCGTGGCGTTCCCGTCATCGTCGCCGTCGAGAAGGATGCGTCGGGCAACGCCTGGCCGCTCACCCTCAGCTACGCCAAGGCGATCGGTGGCCTGCGCGCTGCCGGCATCAAGACCACCTTCACCGAAGAGACAGAGACCGACCTGTTCGGCGAGCAGGCCGTTCTCTGCGGTGGCGCGTCGCAGCTGATCCAGTACGGCTTCGAGGTTCTCACCGAGGCCGGATACCAGCCGCAGGTCGCGTACTTCGAGGTGCTGCACGAGCTCAAGCTCATCGTCGACCTGATGTGGGAGGGCGGCATCGCCAAGCAGCGTTGGAGCGTCTCCGACACCGCTGAGTACGGCGACTACGTCTCTGGCCCGCGCGTCATCGACCCGAGCGTCAAGGAGAACATGAAGGCCGTTCTCGCCGACATCCAGAACGGTGCATTCGCCGAGCGCTTCATCAACGACCAGGACGCCGGAGCTCCCGAGTTCCTCGCGCTGCGCAAGAAGGGCGAAGAGCACCCGATCGAGGCCACCGGCCGCGAGCTCCGCAAGCTCTTCGCGTGGAACGCCTCCAACGACGACGACTACGTCGACGGCGAAGCCGCCCGCTAG
- a CDS encoding DNA polymerase III subunit gamma/tau, producing the protein MTSSRDDDALGWAGDDDPTLVSGGAAAVERTPAPTADTTAVDAPADRDSATPDTATPDTATPDTDLPDGWAVTGSPGGYVDAPEEPATLSSPALIGLGILAGVYLLYTIGWFIGVGRLTSGLTDPLGQFMFSLGTWLAIAAPAVWFASSYWLTRGKPRLRWTWLILGAVLLAPLPFIAGTGGL; encoded by the coding sequence ATGACTTCTTCTCGGGATGACGATGCACTCGGCTGGGCCGGCGACGACGATCCCACGCTCGTCTCCGGAGGCGCGGCCGCGGTCGAGCGCACTCCTGCCCCGACAGCCGATACGACTGCAGTGGATGCGCCCGCCGACCGCGACTCTGCCACCCCGGACACCGCCACCCCAGACACCGCCACCCCGGACACCGACCTGCCCGACGGCTGGGCCGTCACCGGCTCGCCCGGCGGCTACGTCGACGCTCCGGAGGAGCCCGCGACCCTGTCGTCCCCGGCCCTGATCGGCCTGGGCATCCTCGCCGGCGTCTACCTGCTGTACACGATCGGCTGGTTCATCGGTGTCGGACGCCTGACCAGCGGACTGACCGATCCGCTCGGGCAGTTCATGTTCTCCCTCGGCACCTGGCTGGCCATCGCGGCGCCGGCCGTGTGGTTCGCCTCGTCGTACTGGCTCACCCGCGGCAAGCCGCGACTGCGGTGGACCTGGCTCATCCTGGGCGCCGTGCTGCTGGCCCCATTGCCCTTCATCGCCGGAACCGGGGGACTCTGA
- the serA gene encoding phosphoglycerate dehydrogenase, translating to MSKPVVLIAEELSPATVDALGPDFDVVNVDGTDRAALLSALASANAILVRSATKVDAEALAAAPHLQVIARAGVGLDNVDIKAATAAGVMVVNAPTSNIISAAELTVGHILSLARHIPPAHGALAQGQWKRSKYTGIELYEKTVGIIGLGRIGALVAARLQAFGVNIIAFDPYITSARAQQLGVHPVSLDELLEQSDFVTIHMPKTPETTGMISAPQLKLMKPTAYVVNVARGGLIDEADLYTALVDGTIAGAGLDVFVNEPPTGSPLLGLDNLISTPHLGASTDEAQEKAGVSVAKSVRLALSGELVPDAVNVAGGVIDPTVRPGIPLVEKLGQVFSGLAAHSPLTSVDIEVRGEIVEFDVSVLKLAALKGIFTNVVSETVSYVNAPLLAEQRGVSVRLITDAESPEYRNLITLRGALADGSQVSVSGTLVGTKQIEKIVEVNGYDVEVPFAEHLIVMLYTDRPGIVAVYGREFGEAEINIAGMQIARHEAGGKALSVLTVDSPVPAALLESLREAITADVMVAIDITE from the coding sequence GTGTCGAAGCCCGTTGTACTTATCGCCGAAGAACTCTCGCCCGCCACCGTCGATGCCCTCGGGCCCGACTTCGACGTTGTCAACGTCGACGGCACCGACCGTGCCGCCCTGCTCTCCGCGCTGGCGTCCGCCAACGCCATCCTGGTGCGCTCCGCCACCAAGGTCGACGCCGAGGCCCTCGCCGCGGCCCCGCACCTGCAGGTCATCGCCCGCGCCGGCGTCGGACTCGACAACGTCGACATCAAGGCCGCCACCGCGGCCGGCGTCATGGTGGTCAACGCGCCCACCTCCAACATCATCTCGGCCGCCGAACTGACCGTCGGCCACATCCTCAGCCTGGCCCGCCACATCCCGCCGGCTCACGGCGCCCTCGCCCAGGGTCAGTGGAAGCGCTCCAAGTACACCGGCATCGAGCTCTATGAGAAGACCGTCGGCATCATCGGCCTGGGCCGCATCGGCGCCCTCGTCGCGGCACGCCTGCAGGCCTTCGGCGTGAACATCATCGCCTTCGACCCGTACATCACCTCGGCTCGCGCCCAGCAGCTCGGCGTGCACCCGGTGAGCCTGGACGAACTGCTCGAGCAGTCCGACTTCGTCACCATCCACATGCCGAAGACCCCGGAGACCACGGGCATGATCAGCGCCCCGCAGCTGAAGCTCATGAAGCCCACCGCCTACGTCGTCAACGTCGCCCGCGGTGGACTCATCGACGAAGCCGACCTGTACACGGCCCTCGTCGACGGCACCATCGCCGGAGCCGGCCTGGACGTCTTCGTCAACGAGCCGCCGACCGGCTCGCCGCTGCTCGGACTCGACAACCTGATCAGCACCCCTCACCTAGGCGCGTCCACCGACGAGGCCCAGGAGAAGGCCGGCGTCTCCGTCGCCAAGTCAGTGCGCCTCGCGCTGTCCGGCGAACTGGTGCCCGACGCCGTCAACGTGGCCGGCGGTGTCATCGACCCCACCGTGCGCCCCGGTATCCCGCTGGTCGAGAAGCTCGGCCAGGTCTTCTCCGGCCTTGCCGCTCACAGCCCGCTCACCAGCGTCGACATCGAGGTGCGCGGCGAGATCGTCGAATTCGACGTCTCGGTGCTCAAGCTCGCCGCACTCAAGGGCATCTTCACCAACGTGGTCAGCGAGACGGTCTCCTACGTCAACGCGCCGCTGCTCGCCGAGCAGCGCGGAGTGAGCGTGCGCCTCATCACCGACGCCGAGTCGCCCGAGTACCGCAACCTCATCACCCTGCGCGGCGCCCTCGCTGACGGCTCGCAGGTCTCGGTCTCCGGTACCCTGGTGGGCACAAAGCAGATCGAGAAGATCGTCGAGGTCAACGGCTACGACGTCGAGGTGCCGTTCGCCGAACACCTCATCGTCATGCTCTACACCGACCGCCCCGGAATCGTCGCCGTGTACGGCCGCGAATTCGGCGAGGCCGAGATCAACATCGCGGGTATGCAGATCGCCCGGCACGAGGCCGGCGGCAAGGCGCTCAGCGTCCTGACCGTCGACTCGCCCGTCCCTGCGGCGCTCCTCGAGTCGCTCCGCGAAGCGATCACGGCCGACGTGATGGTCGCCATCGACATCACCGAGTAA
- a CDS encoding zinc-dependent alcohol dehydrogenase family protein, whose product MKALVYEGPGQKTWTDRPDPRILRPTDAIVRIDTTTICGTDLHILKGDVPAVEAGRILGHEGVGTVIKTGDSVESISVGQRVLISCIKSCGHCANCKIGLFSHCLGDEGRSGIGWVFGHLIDGTQAEFVRVPYADNSLYPLPDSVTDAEAVMLSDILPTGFEIGVQYGQVAPGDVVAVIGAGPVGLAAIATAGLYGAGAIVAIDLDENRLEQARHFGATHTVRSGRPEWRDEVLAVTDGAGVDVAIEAVGVPDTFTMATEIVRPGGHVANVGVHGKPVPLHVENLWIQNISISMGLVNTNTTPMLLKLVAQHKIPAAQLATHRFTFDQVLDAYDTFSRAAQTHALKVLISR is encoded by the coding sequence GTGAAAGCACTCGTCTACGAAGGCCCCGGTCAGAAGACCTGGACCGACCGGCCCGACCCGCGCATCCTGCGGCCAACCGACGCCATCGTGCGCATCGACACCACCACCATCTGCGGCACCGACCTGCATATTCTCAAGGGGGACGTGCCCGCGGTCGAGGCCGGGCGCATCCTGGGCCACGAGGGCGTCGGAACGGTCATCAAGACCGGCGACTCGGTGGAGTCCATCTCGGTCGGCCAGCGGGTGTTGATCTCCTGCATCAAGTCGTGCGGTCACTGTGCCAACTGCAAGATCGGCCTGTTCTCGCACTGCCTGGGCGACGAGGGCCGGTCGGGTATCGGCTGGGTGTTCGGCCACCTCATCGACGGCACCCAGGCCGAGTTCGTGCGGGTGCCCTACGCCGACAATTCGCTCTATCCACTGCCGGATTCGGTGACCGATGCCGAGGCCGTGATGCTCTCCGACATCCTTCCCACCGGATTCGAGATCGGCGTGCAGTACGGCCAGGTGGCCCCGGGTGACGTCGTCGCCGTGATTGGCGCCGGCCCGGTGGGCCTGGCCGCCATCGCCACCGCCGGGCTCTACGGCGCCGGAGCCATCGTGGCCATCGACCTCGACGAGAACCGGCTGGAGCAAGCCCGGCACTTCGGCGCGACCCACACCGTGCGCTCCGGGCGGCCGGAGTGGCGTGACGAGGTGCTCGCCGTCACCGACGGAGCAGGCGTCGACGTGGCCATCGAGGCCGTCGGGGTGCCGGACACCTTCACCATGGCGACCGAGATCGTGCGGCCCGGCGGTCACGTGGCCAACGTGGGTGTGCACGGCAAGCCGGTGCCGCTGCACGTGGAGAACCTCTGGATCCAGAACATCAGCATCAGCATGGGGCTCGTGAACACCAACACCACGCCGATGCTGCTCAAGCTCGTGGCCCAGCACAAGATCCCCGCCGCCCAACTCGCCACCCACAGGTTCACCTTCGACCAGGTGCTGGATGCCTACGACACCTTCTCCCGTGCCGCCCAGACGCATGCGCTCAAGGTGCTGATCAGCCGCTGA
- a CDS encoding DUF998 domain-containing protein, producing MRNPEALQTPNASADGAPDGAPRASHSTRVLATIALVGAVLYVLVDIVLQALPPHYSVVSEAESNLAVGPYGWVMNLNFLARGVVTVCAVAALARFGPRTRVRRTGLGLMLGAGACSAALALLPTDIPAKDAPGLEPMTALGTAHLVVAAGGFLAALVAFGLLTLWLRRSDDLRGAYPAAAVFTGVAALGLLALGIAAVWVPGVIGLAERVSLAGVLGWVIAVCLVVRRR from the coding sequence ATGCGTAACCCCGAGGCCCTGCAGACGCCGAACGCATCCGCGGACGGCGCCCCCGACGGTGCACCGCGGGCCTCCCACTCCACCCGGGTCCTCGCGACGATCGCCCTGGTCGGCGCCGTGCTCTACGTGCTGGTGGACATCGTCCTGCAGGCGCTTCCGCCGCACTACAGCGTCGTATCCGAGGCCGAGAGCAACCTCGCCGTCGGGCCGTACGGCTGGGTGATGAACCTGAACTTCCTGGCCAGGGGAGTGGTCACGGTCTGCGCCGTCGCCGCGCTGGCCCGTTTCGGACCGCGCACGCGGGTACGGCGCACCGGTCTGGGCCTGATGCTCGGTGCCGGGGCCTGCTCGGCGGCTTTGGCGCTCCTGCCCACCGATATCCCGGCCAAGGATGCGCCGGGCCTGGAGCCGATGACGGCTCTCGGAACCGCGCACCTCGTCGTGGCCGCCGGAGGCTTCCTCGCGGCGTTGGTCGCCTTCGGCCTGCTGACCCTGTGGTTGCGGAGGAGCGACGACCTTCGCGGGGCGTACCCGGCGGCTGCGGTCTTCACGGGCGTGGCCGCACTCGGGCTGCTGGCGCTTGGTATCGCTGCGGTCTGGGTGCCCGGGGTGATCGGCCTGGCCGAGCGGGTCAGCCTGGCCGGGGTGCTCGGCTGGGTCATCGCCGTGTGCCTGGTCGTGCGCCGGCGCTGA
- a CDS encoding acetolactate synthase large subunit: protein MTTEPSPVPTPSFPTPSGPASGATTAPGAATEPEILTGSGAILRTLKLLGVTDVFGLPGGAVIPLYDELMNQDDIRHILVRHEQGAGHAAEGYASSSNRVGVAIATSGPGATNLVTAIADAYMDSVPLLAITGQVFSTLMGTDAFQEADIVGITMPITKHSFLVKRPEDIPAALASAFLICNTGRPGPVLVDITKDAQQMSAPFIWPPKLDLPGYRPITKAHGKQVQAAAALLAGAKKPVLYVGGGVIRAQASAELLEFAELTNAPVVTTLMARGAFPDSHDQHLGMPGMHGTVSAVLSLQEADLIIALGARFDDRVTGKASEFAPNATIVHVDVDPAEIGKIRAADVPIVGDAKDVIADLTVAYRDAISTTTPDVAEWWSYLNGLRKQFPLGYTEPADGLLAPQYVIKRIGELTGPEGVYAAGVGQHQMWAAQFIKYERPNSWLNSGGAGTMGYSVPAAMGAKVAEPDRVVWAIDGDGCFQMTNQELATCTINNIPIKVAIINNSSLGMVRQWQSLFYDGRHSFTDLNTGHGTAMVPDFVKMADAYGALGIRVTSADQVDDAIKLALATNDRPVVIDFIVSRDAMVWPMVPQGLSNSSVQYAKDHAPTWEEE, encoded by the coding sequence ATGACCACGGAACCTTCGCCCGTGCCGACACCCTCCTTTCCGACGCCTTCCGGTCCTGCGTCCGGCGCCACGACGGCGCCGGGCGCCGCGACCGAACCCGAGATCCTCACCGGCTCCGGCGCGATCCTGCGCACCCTCAAGTTGCTCGGCGTCACCGACGTCTTCGGCCTGCCGGGCGGCGCTGTCATCCCGCTCTACGACGAGCTGATGAACCAGGACGACATCCGTCACATCCTGGTGCGCCACGAACAGGGTGCCGGTCATGCCGCGGAGGGCTACGCGTCCTCGAGCAACCGGGTCGGGGTGGCCATCGCCACCTCCGGGCCCGGCGCCACCAACCTCGTCACGGCCATCGCCGACGCGTACATGGACTCGGTGCCGCTCCTGGCGATCACCGGCCAGGTGTTTTCCACGCTGATGGGCACGGATGCCTTCCAGGAGGCCGACATCGTCGGCATCACCATGCCGATCACCAAGCACTCCTTCCTGGTGAAGCGGCCGGAAGACATCCCCGCCGCTCTCGCGTCGGCGTTCCTGATCTGCAACACCGGCCGCCCCGGCCCGGTACTGGTGGACATCACCAAGGACGCCCAACAGATGAGCGCCCCGTTCATCTGGCCGCCCAAGCTCGACCTGCCCGGCTACCGGCCGATCACCAAGGCGCACGGCAAGCAGGTGCAGGCCGCTGCCGCGCTGCTCGCCGGTGCCAAGAAGCCTGTGCTCTACGTCGGCGGCGGGGTGATCCGCGCCCAGGCGTCTGCCGAACTGCTCGAATTCGCCGAACTCACCAACGCGCCCGTCGTCACCACCCTGATGGCCCGCGGTGCGTTCCCCGACTCGCACGATCAGCACCTGGGCATGCCCGGCATGCACGGCACGGTCTCGGCCGTTCTGTCCCTGCAGGAGGCCGACCTGATCATCGCGCTCGGCGCTCGCTTCGACGACCGCGTCACCGGCAAGGCGAGCGAGTTCGCCCCGAACGCCACCATCGTGCACGTCGACGTGGACCCGGCCGAGATCGGCAAGATTCGCGCGGCCGACGTGCCCATCGTCGGTGACGCCAAGGATGTCATCGCAGACCTCACCGTGGCTTACCGCGACGCGATCTCGACGACCACGCCGGATGTGGCGGAATGGTGGAGCTACCTCAATGGCCTGCGCAAGCAGTTCCCGCTGGGCTACACCGAACCCGCCGACGGCCTGCTCGCCCCGCAGTACGTGATCAAGCGGATCGGCGAACTCACCGGCCCCGAGGGCGTCTACGCCGCCGGCGTGGGGCAGCACCAGATGTGGGCGGCGCAATTCATCAAGTACGAGCGGCCCAACTCCTGGCTCAACTCCGGCGGAGCCGGAACCATGGGGTACTCCGTGCCCGCCGCCATGGGTGCCAAGGTCGCCGAACCCGACCGGGTGGTCTGGGCGATCGACGGCGACGGCTGCTTCCAGATGACCAACCAGGAACTCGCCACCTGCACGATCAACAACATCCCGATCAAAGTGGCGATCATCAACAACTCGTCCCTGGGCATGGTGCGCCAATGGCAGTCCCTGTTCTACGACGGCCGGCACTCCTTCACCGACCTGAACACCGGGCACGGTACGGCCATGGTGCCCGACTTCGTGAAGATGGCCGACGCGTACGGCGCCCTGGGCATCCGCGTCACCAGCGCCGACCAGGTCGACGACGCGATCAAGCTCGCCCTGGCCACCAATGACCGGCCCGTGGTTATCGACTTCATTGTGAGCCGTGACGCCATGGTGTGGCCGATGGTGCCACAGGGGCTCAGCAACTCATCGGTGCAGTACGCCAAGGACCATGCCCCCACCTGGGAAGAGGAGTAA